Proteins encoded in a region of the Populus nigra chromosome 3, ddPopNigr1.1, whole genome shotgun sequence genome:
- the LOC133689359 gene encoding pentatricopeptide repeat-containing protein At4g30700, which translates to MSLPKTILASSTGAKTCYYIPRTRDFFLNLLRKAATLSHLTQLQAQLIHHSLLLNDISVATKLTHKFFDFNATLHARALFFSVPKPDLFLFNVLIKGFSTNNKPLSAISLFTHLRKSTRLKPDDYSYAFVVSAAASLGDARIGGILHGKAIIDGFGSDLFVGSALVDFYFKIWRENLAIKVFDRLPQIDTVLYNTMISGFVKNSCFEDSIRVFGDMVLGNGPKFDLTTVIAVLPAVAELQELKLGMQILCLAIKCGFYSHVSLLTGLISLFSKCGEVEIARLLFGEIRKKDLISCNAMISGFTCNGETEDSVRLFKELLSSGERVSSSTIVGLIPVYSPFGHSYLCNCIHGFCVKLGIVSHSSVSTALTTVYCRLNEMIFARQLFDESAEKTLASWNAMISGCTQNGLTDAAISLFQTMQKNNVNPNPVTVTSILSACAQIGALSLGEWVHSLIKSNGFESNVYVSTALIDMYAKCGNITVARELFDLMPEKNEVTWNAMISGYGLHGHGQEALKLFYDMLSSFVKPTGLTFLSVLYACSHAGLVKEGDGIFHTMVHDFGFEPLAEHYACMVDILGRAGQLKRALEFIKAMPVEPGPPVWGALLGACMIHKDTNLAHVASEKLFELDPENIGYYVLMSNIYSVERKYPQAASVRQVAKKKRLAKTPGCTLIEIGQVPHVFTSGDQSHPQSKAIYAELDKLTGKMTEAGFQTETTTVLHDLEEEEKELTMKVHSEKLAIAFGLISTEPGAEIRIIKNLRVCLDCHNWTKFLSKITERVIVVRDANRFHHFKDGLCSCGDYW; encoded by the coding sequence ATGTCTCTCCCAAAAACCATACTAGCATCATCGACAGGAGCTAAAACTTGCTATTACATACCTCGTACCCGCGATTTCTTTCTCAATCTCCTCAGAAAAGCTGCCACCCTCTCTCACTTAACCCAACTCCAAGCCCAGCTAATCCACCACAGCCTCCTCCTAAACGACATTTCCGTCGCCACCAAACTCACCCACAAATTCTTCGACTTCAATGCCACTCTCCACGCTCGTGCACTCTTCTTCTCCGTCCCGAAACCGGACCTTTTCCTCTTTAACGTTCTCATTAAGGGCTTCTCCACCAATAACAAGCCTTTGTCGGCGATTTCTCTGTTTACCCATTTGAGAAAAAGCACTCGTTTAAAGCCCGATGATTATAGTTATGCTTTCGTTGTATCGGCTGCGGCGAGTCTTGGTGATGCTAGAATTGGTGGGATATTACATGGAAAGGCAATAATTGATGGGTTTGGTTCGGATTTGTTTGTTGGGTCTGCCCTTGTcgacttttattttaaaatttggcGGGAAAATTTAGCTATTAAGGTGTTTGATAGATTGCCTCAAATAGATACTGTTTTGTATAATACAATGATATCTGGGTTTGTTAAGAATTCTTGTTTCGAGGACTCAATTAGAGTTTTTGGAGATATGGTTTTGGGTAATGGGCCCAAGTTTGATTTAACAACAGTTATAGCTGTTTTACCTGCTGTGGCTGAGTTACAAGAGTTGAAATTAGGCATGCAAATTCTGTGTTTGGCTATAAAGTGTGGTTTCTATTCTCATGTTTCGTTGCTTACGGGCTTGATTTCGTTGTTCTCGAAATGCGGGGAAGTTGAGATTGCGAGGTTGTTGTTTGGGGAGATTCGTAAGAAAGACTTGATTTCTTGTAATGCAATGATTTCAGGGTTTACTTGCAATGGCGAGACTGAGGATTCGGTGAGGTTGTTCAAAGAACTGCTTAGTTCTGGAGAGAGAGTTAGTTCAAGCACTATTGTGGGGTTGATTCCTGTGTATTCTCCTTTTGGTCATTCATATCTTTGTAATTGTATCCATGGTTTTTGTGTGAAACTTGGTATCGTTTCCCATTCTTCTGTTTCAACTGCATTGACTACTGTTTATTGTAGATTGAATGAAATGATATTTGCAAGGCAACTTTTTGATGAATCAGCAGAGAAGACTTTAGCTTCTTGGAATGCAATGATCTCGGGTTGTACCCAAAATGGTTTAACAGATGCAGCAATCTCCCTTTTTCAGACgatgcaaaaaaataatgtcaatcCAAATCCAGTTACTGTTACCAGCATTCTTTCGGCTTGTGCTCAAATTGGAGCCTTAAGTCTTGGAGAATGGGTACACAGTTTAATTAAGAGCAATGGTTTTGAGTCCAATGTCTATGTTTCAACTGCTCTGATTGACATGTATGCAAAGTGTGGGAACATTACTGTAGCTAGGGAATTATTTGATCTGATGCCTGAGAAGAATGAGGTGACTTGGAACGCCATGATTTCTGGTTATGGTCTCCATGGGCACGGGCAGGAAGCACTGAAGCTATTTTACGATATGTTGTCTTCTTTTGTTAAACCCACTGGTCTCACTTTTCTCTCTGTATTGTATGCTTGCAGTCATGCTGGGTTAGTGAAAGAAGGAGATGGAATTTTTCACACTATGGTCCATGACTTCGGCTTTGAACCATTAGCTGAGCATTATGCATGCATGGTTGATATCCTTGGACGAGCTGGACAATTGAAAAGGGCTTTGGAATTTATCAAGGCAATGCCTGTTGAGCCTGGTCCTCCCGTGTGGGGTGCCCTGCTTGGAGCTTGTATGATCCACAAGGACACAAACCTAGCTCATGTAGCTtctgaaaagttatttgaattgGACCCAGAAAATATAGGATACTATGTCTTAATGTCGAATATCTATTCAGTAGAAAGGAAATATCCACAAGCTGCTTCAGTAAGACAAGTAGCCAAGAAGAAAAGGCTTGCAAAGACTCCAGGCTGTACATTGATTGAGATTGGTCAGGTCCCACATGTCTTCACATCTGGTGACCAGTCCCATCCACAATCAAAGGCAATCTATGCAGAACTAGATAAATTGACTGGAAAGATGACAGAGGCAGGATTCCAGACAGAGACTACCACTGTTTTGCATGATCTGGAGGAGGAAGAGAAGGAACTGACAATGAAGGTTCACAGTGAGAAGTTGGCCATTGCCTTTGGCCTTATCTCTACTGAACCTGGAGCTGAAATTAGGATTATCAAGAATCTCCGAGTTTGTTTAGACTGTCATAATTGGACTAAGTTCTTGTCAAAGATCACAGAGAGAGTTATTGTGGTAAGGGATGCCAATAGATTCCATCACTTCAAAGATGGTCTCTGTTCATGTGGAGACTATTGGTGA
- the LOC133689358 gene encoding cellulose synthase A catalytic subunit 7 [UDP-forming]-like: protein MEASAGLVAGSHNRNELVVIHGHEEHKPLKNLDGQVCEICGDEIGLTVDGDLFVACNECGFPACRPCYEYERREGTQNCPQCKTRYKRLKGSPRVEGDDDEDDLDDIEHEFIIEDEQDKNKYLTEAMLHGKMTYGRGHDDEENSHFPPVITGVRSRPVSGEFPIGSHGEQMLSSSLHKRVHPYPVSEPGSARWDAKKEGGWKERMDDWKTQQGNLGPEQEDDAEAAMLDEARQPLSRKVPIASSKINPYRMVIVARLIILAFFLRYRILHPVHDAIGLWLTSIVCEIWFAISWILDQFPKWLPIDRETYLDRLSLRYEREGEPNMLAPVDIFVSTVDPMKEPPLVTGNTILSILAMDYPVEKISCYLSDDGASMCTFEAMSETAEFARKWVPFCKKYSIEPRAPEFYFALKIDYLKDKVQPTFVKERRAMKREYEEFKVRINAIVAKAQKVPPEGWIMQDGTPWPGNNTRDHPGMIQVFLGHSGGHDTEGNELPRLVYVSREKRPGFSHHKKAGAMNALIRVSAVLTNAPFMLNLDCDHYINNSKAVREAMCFLMDPQIGKRVCYVQFPQRFDGIDRHDRYANRNTVFFDINMKGLDGIQGPVYVGTGCVFKRQALYGYDPPKEPKRPKMVTCDCCPCFGRRKKKNAKNGAVGEGTSLQGMDNEKELLMSQMNFEKRFGQSAIFVTSTLMEEGGVPPSSSPAALLKEAIHVISCGYEDKTEWGLELGWIYGSITEDILTGFKMHCRGWRSIYCMPKLAAFKGSAPINLSDRLNQVLRWALGSVEIFFSRHSPMLYGYKEGKLKWLERFAYVNTTIYPFTSLALVAYCCLPAICLLTDKFIMPEISTFASLFFIGLFLSIFSTGILELRWSGVSIEEWWRNEQFWVIGGVSAHLFAVVQGLLKVLAGIDTNFTVTSKATDDEDFGELYAFKWTTLLIPPTTILIINLVGVVAGVSDAINNGYQSWGPLFGKLFFAFWVIVHLYPFLKGLMGRQNRTPTIVVIWSVLLASIFSLLWVRIDPFVMKTKGPDTKQCGINC from the exons GCAACGAGCTTGTTGTCATTCATGGCCATGAAGAG CATAAACCCTTGAAGAACTTGGATGGCCAAGTTTGTGAGATATGTGGGGATGAGATTGGCCTAACTGTAGATGGTGATTTGTTTGTGGCTTGCAATGAGTGTGGTTTTCCTGCGTGTAGACCATGCTACGAGTATGAAAGAAGAGAAGGGACTCAAAACTGTCCTCAGTGCAAGACTAGATACAAGCGTCTCAAAG GGAGTCCAAGGGTTGAGGgggatgatgatgaagatgatttgGATGATATTGAACACGAGTTCATCATTGAAGATGAGCAAGACAAGAATAAGTATCTCACCGAGGCAATGCTTCATGGGAAGATGACTTATGGAAGAGGCCATGACGATGAAGAAAATAGCCACTTCCCACCAGTCATAACTGGTGTCAGATCAAGACCT GTGAGCGGAGAGTTCCCTATTGGATCTCATGGAGAGCAGATGCTATCTTCTTCACTTCATAAGAGAGTGCACCCATATCCAGTTTCTGAACCTG GAAGCGCAAGATGGGACGCAAAGAAGGAGGGAGGGTGGAAAGAGAGGATGGATGATTGGAAAACGCAGCAAGGGAATCTGGGGCCTGAACAAGAAGATGATGCCGAAGCAGCCAT GTTAGACGAGGCAAGACAGCCACTCTCCAGGAAAGTACCAATTGCGTCGAGCAAGATCAATCCGTATAGAATGGTTATTGTTGCTAGGCTGATCATACTTGCCTTCTTTCTTCGCTATAGAATTTTGCATCCGGTGCATGATGCAATTGGGCTATGGCTGACATCTATAGTCTGTGAAATCTGGTTTGCGATTTCGTGGATTCTTGATCAGTTCCCCAAGTGGTTGCCAATTGATCGCGAGACTTATCTGGATCGCCTTTCTCTCAG ATACGAACGGGAAGGCGAGCCCAATATGCTAGCGCCAGTTGATATCTTTGTCAGTACAGTGGATCCTATGAAGGAACCCCCTCTTGTTACGGGTAAcacaattttatcaattttggcCATGGACTACCCAGTTGAAAAGATCTCATGTTACCTCTCTGATGATGGCGCTTCCATGTGCACCTTTGAAGCCATGTCTGAAACTGCTGAATTTGCTCGAAAATGGGTTCCATTCTGCAAGAAATATAGCATAGAACCTCGAGCTCCTGAGTTTTACTTTGCTCTGAAGATCGATTATCTCAAGGACAAAGTTCAGCCAACCTTTGTCAAGGAACGTCGAGCTATGAAG AGAGAATATGAAGAATTCAAGGTTAGGATAAATGCAATTGTAGCAAAAGCACAGAAGGTTCCTCCAGAGGGGTGGATCATGCAAGATGGGACACCATGGCCTGGAAACAATACCAGGGATCACCCTGGTATGATTCAAGTATTTCTTGGTCACAGTGGAGGCCATGACACTGAAGGAAATGAGCTCCCTCGCCTTGTATATGTATCTCGTGAGAAGAGACCTGGTTTTTCACATCATAAGAAGGCCGGTGCCATGAATGCCCTG ATTCGGGTCTCTGCAGTGCTAACCAATGCTCCTTTCATGCTGAACTTGGATTGTGACCATTATATAAACAATAGCAAGGCCGTTCGAGAGGCTATGTGTTTCTTGATGGACCCCCAGATTGGAAAGAGAGTTTGCTACGTGCAATTCCCTCAAAGATTCGATGGCATTGATAGACATGATCGTTACGCCAACAGGAATACTGTTTTCTTTGAT ATTAACATGAAAGGTCTAGATGGAATTCAGGGTCCGGTGTACGTCGGCACAGGATGCGTTTTCAAAAGGCAAGCTCTGTATGGCTACGACCCTCCAAAAGAACCCAAGCGCCCAAAGATGGTGACCTGTGACTGCTGCCCATGTTTTGGGCGTCGCAAAAAGAAGAATGCTAAGAATGGTGCAGTTGGAGAAGGCACAAGCCTGCAAG GAATGGATAACGAGAAGGAGCTACTGATGTCtcaaatgaattttgaaaagagGTTTGGACAGTCAGCAATTTTTGTGACTTCAACTTTAATGGAAGAAGGTGGCGTACCTCCTTCCTCGAGTCCAGCGGCTCTGCTAAAAGAAGCCATCCATGTGATCAGTTGTGGGTATGAAGACAAAACTGAATGGGGACTCGAG CTGGGCTGGATTTACGGTTCAATCACAGAGGATATTCTGACAGGTTTTAAGATGCATTGCCGTGGATGGAGGTCTATTTACTGTATGCCAAAGTTAGCTGCATTTAAGGGCTCAGCTCCCATCAATCTATCAGATCGGCTCAACCAAGTGCTTCGATGGGCTCTTGGTTCTGTTGAGATTTTCTTCAGTCGTCACAGCCCTATGTTGTATGGCTACAAGGAAGGAAAGCTCAAGTGGCTCGAGAGGTTTGCATATGTGAACACAACTATCTACCCCTTCACTTCCTTAGCACTCGTTGCCTACTGTTGCCTCCCCGCCATCTGCCTGCTTACTGATAAATTCATCATGCCAGAG ATAAGCACCTTTGCAAGTCTTTTCTTCATTGGCTTGTTTTTGTCAATCTTTTCAACGGGTATTCTTGAGTTAAGGTGGAGCGGAGTAAGCATTGAGGAATGGTGGAGAAACGAGCAATTCTGGGTTATAGGTGGTGTATCAGCTCACCTCTTTGCTGTTGTCCAAGGTCTTCTGAAAGTTTTAGCTGGTATCGACACAAACTTCACTGTCACATCCAAGGCAACAGACGATGAGGATTTTGGAGAACTATACGCATTTAAATGGACAACCCTGCTTATCCCTCCAACCACTATCTTAATCATCAACCTCGTTGGAGTTGTTGCTGGAGTCTCAGATGCCATAAACAATGGGTATCAGTCATGGGGACCTCTATTTGGGAAGCTCTTCTTTGCCTTCTGGGTGATTGTTCATCTCTACCCATTCCTCAAAGGTCTAATGGGGAGGCAAAACAGGACACCCACTATTGTTGTTATATGGTCAGTGCTCTTGGCTTCCATCTTCTCTTTGCTATGGGTCCGAATCGATCCATTTGTGATGAAAACCAAGGGACCTGACACCAAGCAATGTGGAATCAACTGTTAA